tattgtgtatgcatttagagatataaaattttccctaagtactgtgtgtctgcatcccacaaattttgatatgtttcCATAAGTTATTAttctatttaataaaattatcatttttttctatgatttttttctttacccaATCATTCTTTAGCAtgagattatttggtttccaattgatgtttaatctatttttccatatccctttaCTGAATGTGATTTTAATTGCACTTGGTTTTACTTGCAATTAATGATTTAATTGCATATGGTCTGAAAATTATGTATTTAATGCTTCTTCTTTTCTGCActtatttgtgaggtttttatgccctaatacatggttgtttttttctgaagttgtCACTTGCAGCTGAGAGAAAgttgtattcctttctattcttattcaattttctctagaggtctagcaaatctgtttttttctaaaattctattcatctcctttacttctttctaatttattttatgtttggaTTTTTCTGGTTCTGAGAGTGGAAAATTGAGGTCCCCCATGAGTTTAATTTCACTGTCTATTTTCTCTTGTAGTTAATTTAACATTTCCATTAAGAATTTGGGTGCTGTGtcttttggtgcatatatgtttaatattgatgctacttcattttctctcttaccttttagcaaaatgtagcttttctgattatctcttttgattaggtccatttttgcttttgatttttctgaggtcatgattgctacccctgtttttcaAAACCTCAGTCgaagcaaaatagattctgcTCAACCCTTTAGTTTTATTTGCATGTATTtttgtttcaaatgcatttctttttatttatttgtttatgtacttgcaggggggaaggcagggcaattggggttaagtgacttcccaaggtcacacagctagtaagtgtgtcaagtgtctgaggccggatttaaactcaggtcctcctgactccagggctggtgctctactcacttcaccacctagatgcccccaaatgcatttcttttaaacaacatattgttggattctggttggTCATTTATTGTGCTATCCTCTTATGTTTTATGtgcaagttcatcccattcatactcAGTTATAAATATTGAGtttccctctatcttatttttttctgtatacttctctctctttttcatcctGTCACTTCTCAAAAGTCATTTATAGATTCAGAGCAATTAAGGCCCATTTTGCAAAACCAGTATATCCAGGACAAACTCTATTAACAGaaatgtggaaggaaggaaatagaattCACTTTCAGAACAAGGTCCAAGAAACTGGAGACATTGTCCTTTCAAATGCATATGTGGATCTTGTACCAATATCTGATGATCTCTCAGCTAAGGTATCTTCTAAGGATGGAGCACTTCAGAGCACCCTTGTTTTTGAGGAAATAGGTCATCGCATCAAAGATGTTGGAAAGGAACTAGTGAAGAAGGTGAATGCTGTATTCAAATGGAACCTCACTAAACATGGAGAAACTGCAGCACAATGGACTATTGAcctaaaaaatggctctggagaATTATACCAAGGCCCAGCAAGGGGTTCTGCTGACACAGTCTTTACTCTTTCAGATGAAGACTTCTTGGGGGTTGTTCTGGGCAAGCTTAACCCCCAAAAGGCCTTCTTTAGCAGCAAACTTCAGGTCAAAGGCAACATCATGCTGAGCCAGAAGCTAGAGCTGATTCTTAAAGATTATGCGAAGCTTTGAAGGATCCATCAGTGAGAAAAACTGAGATTTCTTTCCACCAAAGCCTTTGTGATCATATGACAGAAGTCTTCAAAACTAAGTTGGTGGGAAAACATTTAACAGTTCCATAACAGATAGGACTTTACTCAAGTTTTAATTTTCTACTGATTTGTCATTTGATTGTTAACAGTTGCTGGAAATGGATTTGAAGGTGCATTGCATAAATTGAATGCTTCTCTTCTTAGGCCTGCATTTCTTCATAACATTAACTTTTCACCTTAATAGGGTCTCTCTATGGcttaaaataatgtttatattgaaagaaaaattagatCATTTAAGAaatgcctcccttaatctgcctttCCCTCTATGACTCCcccactcccttctcttatccttttctccttctacttctctgtTGGGTAAGACAGACATATCCAACTGACTgtgtcttttatattttctctttgagccaattccattTATCTATCCTCAatccattttccaggttagttttgttccaatgtgatatttacattttcttctattttttcattcttttgaatttgttttattctttgttgatttctcatggagtcattagcttctgctttcCTAAAGTCTAgttttttaggaattattttcttcagtgaaattttgtacctctttctacatttggccaattctgctttttatagTGTTCTCTTTACTTAGTTTTATGCCTTTTTCACCTTTagaccaattttgttttttaaggttttatttcttcaataattttttgtgcctcttttatcaaagtattgattttattttcatatttttcttgcatctCATTTGCACtctcattatttttcccattttttgctctacctctcttatttgacttttaaaatccttcttaagctcttctgggaattcttattgggcttgtgtccaattcactcttttttttttttttcatttgaggcTTCGCTTGTAGCTGTTTGAtatctttgtcttcttctgagtttgtcttgttCTTTCCTGgcacattttttttgttctttgatcaTTCCCCCCCAACTATTTCTTtctgttcattttcttctttgtaaatgtTCTGAACTTTGTTAATTTCCAATAAATTAGAGAATTATATATTCTGTTTACATGGTTCTTCTTTCTCCTACTTCTTTCACTCAAGCACATAAACAATGCAATGATTGTGAATCAATGCACCCCAATTTCTATATTCTTTGATATTTGGTTTAGTTTCATTGATAAAAACTTGTAGAGAcatttgaaattattatttttgttcttgcttATTTAAATCTGACACAATATACTATGAAGGAGACTCAGTGTTTTAGAGTGTGACATTGACATTATAGTTTGAAAAGAGCATGAGGAAATCATAACCTCTCATGTTACTGCCTTATGTTATCAGATTATAGCCTGCCAGCATTCTTTAGGAGTACtaggaattttcctaatattaatgACCTTAAATGccttgtattaattttttttctgaacctaGAACAGCCCAGAGGATTGGAGGTAGAATAGAATCTAGTTATCCTTGAGACAAACTTATTCTTTTAATAACTGTTATGTTTATAGAGTAGCTCTGATAGATTTCCTGGTTAATCTTGGGCCTGACCTGTTCTAGTGGAGCAGTCTTTGATTACCCAGAGCTGTATCTAAGAATTAGGGTCAGTTCTTGAAGATTTTGACAGCCTAGGTCAATTAAAACTATTTCATTCAAACTATGGGGCTTCTATCAACAGAAGTCATTTGGATGTGCAAGGCAAACATTCTTTGcccatttattatttctttctaggaATTACACCTAAAATTCTAGATAATTGATATaggactaacaacaacaacagacctttttatgtcactttcaaatttgtaaaatgctttatgtgTACTATCTCATTAGGCAAGTAGGTAGgcatgcaacaagcatttattaagtgtttactatgtgccaaacactacaTTAATTGCTGAAGATAAAGAcactagcaaaaagaaaaaaattgtccttgcccttaaagagcttacattctatagtaGAAGCCACTACATAAAAGGGAGCTTAAAGCAGTAGTTGTggtgaaactgaagcaaagttaATCACATTGTGGCATGACAGAAAAATCTAGGAAAGTTAGAAACCCAGGAGGAAGGGCCATGAAGCATGGGTGTCCTGGATTGATCCTCCAAATGGAGGCCATGGTAACAAACTCATAAATGGGAGAATAGGGTTAGCATATTAGAGGGATGTTCCAATGTGAGAAATTCTTAGTCACTGAGGGAAGTTGCAGAGTGACAAGACATCTGAATTATGATGATGAAGTGTTTAAAGGTCAGAAGAACAACAGGGAGGGAACAAGAACTCTATGAGGAATTATTATTGAtggtcagagaagttaaatgtctttcCTCAGTTGACATAGCTAGCATTAGACGAAGGCAGAATTTAaatataggtcttcctgacaaaATCTAGCTCAGTGCTTGGAGTACTTTGATATGTAGATATTAAAGTACTTCAGGATTGTAAACAATAAGTGAAAGGGATGCCAAAGAAACACACTAAGCAAAATACTGGTAAGGGATTTTCATGCTTCTTGGAAGAAGCCAATATGCCCTGCATATAATCCGACATATGGCTGATTGTCTATGCATTCTAAGATTCTAGTGCCCTCTAAGGGGTGCCAGATGGTCATAGTAccagataaatagaaaatttgttgttattcatctGTCCATCAAGAATCAGCgacaatgtttattgaattcacACTTTTTGAATAAACCTGTCCAAGACACTGTGGGAATATGAAAAAAGgagtacaaaacatttttttcagccCTCCAGGAACTTGCTATTATGTAGAATgtggaaaaaagcaaacaaacttgaatgtttgtgtataatgttctcttccctccttttattttctgtttacaCTTTAGTATTTGAATGGGCTGATAATCTTATTTGtctccaccagtgcagattggAACCCCACCATGTCCTCTCATTATGTATGATTCTTGCCCATTTCTACATGTAAATCATTCATGGACGTTCCACCTCCCATGCTGGAGGCagtcattttattcttttaatctttCATAGAACACTCAAGATGTTCATCTGTTATCCCTCACTTTCACTATATTTTCTGTCAGACATACCCTAGATGATCTCTTATTCTACTTGTGTACAAGTCAACATTGGAAATTTGCTGCCATCTGTTTCTACTATTCATTGATGTTTTCATTGCTCTGCATTTGAAATTCTTCTGACTTGATGATGTTCCATGATTAGTGTCCATAAAGCACCTTGGGAGAATTATGGTATTGGAGAGAAGGGTTTTTGTGGTAGTGTGCAATTTGAAATCATTTCAAGCACTGTGCCAACACTAATATATAATTTAGCCAGATCACCTCCTCCTAATCAATTTTAGGTCAGTTCAGTGTCTGTCTGAGATACTTTTACTGATAGACTAACTCAATGGAATTTCCTTTCAATATCATGTTGTAGGCAATATTCATTCTTTACaaacattttttatcttttgtgaacGACTTGGCTCCTCTTTTTTGAGTGACCTCATGCCTCACTGAGAAAGTTCTGTAATGTTACAGGGCTTGATACATTAAGAATAATGTAGAACTTTTCCATTAAAAGGGAAGAATATTTCTCTTTGTACTTGATGaaagttatttttcataattctGCTGAGTGCTACTGGTAGActtgtctgtctgttgattttttttcatgttgatgATCAGTAGATGTTTGTTATTAATAAGTTTTTATCAATGTATTTTTTACATTGCCATAATTTCTCCAagtattcctttccctccctgtcAGTCATCCCATGAAGCTTATAGTATCTCTTTAAAGACAAAGGagagaaatagaaggagaaaattAGTATAATTAGTCAGcacaatgaaaaagtttgaaggGGTGGAGCCAGGATGGCACCTGGAAAGTGGGGACTTAGGGCTTAGGGCTCTCCCCTAGGACTCTCCCAACACAGATAGaagatggctctgaacaaattctagagctgcagaacccactgAAAGGCAGAGGGAAGtgaggctccagcccaggacaacctggatgttCTCTGGGTAGGGTCTGTCCCTGGGAGCTGggggcagaggggagcagagcccagcatgagctgtggctggaccaaccagaccaggagctggcaGGGCAGGCCCTGGAACCCTGTGTGGGTGGGCTGTGGCAGTTGCGTGACTTCTTGGCCCACGCACACCAAGGACGGCAGAGAggattaatgggaaaagctgcaggggacagagtgaaaggcaTTCGCAGtgtggccaccaccccaggggcaatgggggaggtgcagctacaaaactGCAGCTGCAgtagcttctggccccaggcccacctggtggaaggaattgggtggcagatctgagctgaagtgcagagccagcttggatctgggtctgatctgggttggcagttcttgggggaggaggagcgctggtgtggcagagttggttGTGTAGGTCTAAAAATAACAGatcagaccctcaagcttgggacaaagtactctatactctgcaaggagtcataccccaatgaaaaactcaagggtcaagtagtgggctgggaacatggccaggcatcgaaaatggactcagattcagactcagactttggaatctttctttggtgacaaagaagaccaaaacatactgccagaagaagtcaacaaaattaaAGAgcgtacatcaaaagcctccaagaaaaacatgaactggtctcaggccatggaacagctcaaaaaggatttggaaaaacaagttagagaagtagaggaaaaattttgaagaaaaatgagagtgatgcgagaaaaccatgaaaaacaagtcaatgacttgctaaaggagacccaaaaaatactgaagaaaataacaccttaaaaatagactaactcaaatggcaaaagaactccaaaaagccaatgaggagaggaataccttgaaaggcagaattagccaaatggaaaaggaggtccaaaagaccactgaagaacatactaccttaaaaattagattggagcaagtggaagctagtgactttataagaaaccaagatattataaaacagaaccaaaggaatgaaaaaatggaagacaatgtgaaatatctcattagaaaaaccactgacctggaaaatagatccaggggaggtaatttaaaaattattggactacctgaaagccatgatcaaaaaagaacctagataccatctttcaagaaattatcaaggagaactgccctgatattctagagccagaggttaaaatagaaattgaaagaatccacctatcatctcctgaaaaagatcccaagaagaaaacccctaggaatattgtcaccaaattccagagctcccagatcaaggagaaaatactgcaagcagtcagaaacaatttgagtattgtggaaatacaatcaggataacacaagttctagcagcttctacactaagggatcgaagggcttggaatatgatattctggaggtcaaaggaggtaggattaaaaccaagaattacatacccagcaaaactgagaatcatgctccaagacaaaaatatggattttcaataaaatagaagacttccaagctttcttagtgaaaagaccggaggtgaatagaaaatttgactttcaaacacaacgatcaagagaagcatgaaaaggtaaacaagaaagagaaatcataagttacttactaaagttgaactgttttgtttacattcctacatggaaagatgatttgtataattcatgaaacctcagtattagggtagctgaaaggaatgtacatacatatgtatacatacatacatttatacatatacatatatatacatacatatatatgtgtatatatatatatgtatatatatagacagaaggcacagggtgagttgaatatgaagggatgatatctaaaaaaaaatcaaattaagggacaagagaggaatatattgagagagggggaaagggagagagagaatggggtaaattatctcgcataaaagtggcaagaaaaagcagttctgtagaaagggaagaggggccgcgtgagggggaatgagtgaatcttgctctcatcagatttggcctgaggagggaataccatacacactcaattgggtatcttaccccccaggaaagaaggaagaaggagataaaaagggggggatgatagaagggagggcaaataggaggaggaggtaatcaaaagcaaacacttttgaaaagggacagggtcaagggagaaaactgaataaagggggataggataggaaggagaaaaatatagttagtctttcacaacgtgagtattgtgtaagggttttgaataatgatacacatgtggcctatgttgaattgcttgccttcttagagagcagggtgtggggagggaagaggggagagaatttggaattcaaagttttcaaagcagatattcaaaaaaaagtttttgcatgccactaggaaataagacatacaggcaatggggcatagaaatctatcttaccctacacaaaagtaagggaaaaggggtgtggagtgacagaagggagtgctgactgtggaatggggcagtcagaatataggacatattggagtggggagagggtagaaatgggtagaaaatttgtaattcaacctgttctgaaaatcaatgctgaaaactaaaaatattaaataaataaataataataaaaaagaaataaaaagaaaaggaaaagtttgAAACTAAATGCAATGTACAAAACTTGTGGACCTCCAACGTCTGCCAAAAGATAACAtagaggtgtcttctcatatatattctttcagtatctgcttgtatttttttttaaattttgcaataTTCACATTGAATTTGgggctgttctttccatttaaattgttgtcATCACTGTGTATATTAATTTTGTTTACTCTGTttactttactcagcatcagttcatgtagaccTTTCTATGATCCTTTTTGTCCATcacatttgccatttcttatagcacaatatttcaTTGCATACATGTATCATATTTTGTTCAGGCATTTCACCAAATCAGCgattatcttcttttttgtttctaattcttttcatTCAAAACAGTTTTGCTTTAGCTGTTTTGGTATATATAATGACCTACTTCTTATCAATCACTGCCATGGGATACCAGTGAAGCAATATAATCTCCAGTTCATAAGATATAAGCATCTTAGTAACTTTATttcttaattccaaattgctttctaaaatggtttcactgattcatggcttcaccaacaatgcactatcatacctatct
This Trichosurus vulpecula isolate mTriVul1 chromosome 2, mTriVul1.pri, whole genome shotgun sequence DNA region includes the following protein-coding sequences:
- the LOC118837166 gene encoding peroxisomal multifunctional enzyme type 2-like; translated protein: MWKEGNRIHFQNKVQETGDIVLSNAYVDLVPISDDLSAKVSSKDGALQSTLVFEEIGHRIKDVGKELVKKVNAVFKWNLTKHGETAAQWTIDLKNGSGELYQGPARGSADTVFTLSDEDFLGVVLGKLNPQKAFFSSKLQVKGNIMLSQKLELILKDYAKL